The Antarcticibacterium sp. 1MA-6-2 genome has a window encoding:
- a CDS encoding YfiT family bacillithiol transferase has protein sequence MIDKQYPIGKFEKPEVINRQSIEEWIEVIKTFPQRITNEVENLSHQQLDTPYREGGWTARQVVHHCADSHMNALCRIKLALTEDHPVIKPYREDKWAELADTKELPVDVSLLLLKGLHWRWAHLLSSLDEKELQRKYIHPAVGKETSIAEAIGMYAWHCKHHLAHISSLRMETL, from the coding sequence ATGATCGATAAACAATATCCAATAGGAAAATTTGAAAAACCTGAAGTCATAAATCGGCAATCAATTGAAGAATGGATTGAAGTCATTAAAACCTTTCCTCAACGAATAACCAATGAGGTAGAAAATTTATCTCACCAACAGCTGGATACTCCCTACCGGGAAGGTGGCTGGACAGCCCGGCAGGTAGTGCATCATTGTGCAGACAGTCATATGAATGCGTTATGCAGGATAAAATTGGCCTTAACAGAGGATCATCCTGTAATAAAACCCTACCGGGAAGATAAATGGGCAGAGCTTGCAGACACTAAGGAACTTCCTGTTGATGTTTCTTTATTGCTCCTAAAAGGATTGCATTGGCGCTGGGCACATTTGTTAAGTAGTCTGGACGAAAAGGAACTTCAAAGGAAATACATACATCCTGCAGTGGGAAAAGAAACGAGTATAGCAGAGGCTATAGGGATGTACGCCTGGCATTGCAAACACCATCTTGCCCATATCTCTTCTTTGAGAATGGAGACTTTATAA
- a CDS encoding SWIM zinc finger domain-containing protein, with product MTIPLDEFEQVIDRTILKRGFNYYNDGNVLDIEEIAEGEYEAIVMGSEEDVVSLQVKNNSITRYNCECPYDLGLVCKHIVAAIFSLQKDILLMDLEKPEKKEKKKATAKSSKRSKSGSGTAAQKLSDILVQLSESDLKAFIHDKAKDDKTFRNNFFATYEYFIPSGEISKATYQQQLRSVFKQAGGNRRFIHWRNMPDLVNDIVPFLENAQNHFQAKNFRTSFHLCAAFLEEVTKALDYTDDSSGYLGAQIDAALTIFEKLTAEDLDEKLRKELFNYSVSAYKKEIFSGWDWHLGMLKFSVALTKTETEADLLLEILKGVSEDRLDKKEAQALQLVLLEKFKEKEAAEAFLRENLSNRLIRKAEIEKAIDNKDFNLGIALAKGGIRQDSKTGSGYLKDWYEYLLKIGRALDDREMIIQSAKFLYLDDYMPIEDFYEVLKENVSTVAWPVFVNDLVKEIEATGGWREFDLIRNIYIKEKRWDKLFRLISQNPTLTKLSENRKYLAKDYEAQLVDLYSVAVKDDLEQNVGRKYYQRLLTYLRQMKKLGGEKKLIELQEYLREKYKMRLALLEELDKV from the coding sequence ATGACCATACCCCTGGATGAATTTGAACAGGTAATTGACAGGACCATTCTAAAAAGAGGATTTAACTATTATAATGACGGGAATGTTCTGGATATTGAGGAGATTGCCGAAGGGGAATATGAAGCCATAGTTATGGGCAGTGAGGAAGATGTGGTATCCCTACAGGTAAAAAATAACAGTATTACCAGGTACAACTGTGAATGCCCTTATGACCTGGGGCTTGTTTGTAAACATATAGTTGCGGCCATCTTCAGCCTTCAGAAGGATATACTTCTAATGGATCTTGAAAAGCCGGAGAAGAAAGAGAAGAAAAAAGCAACTGCAAAGTCATCTAAAAGATCCAAATCGGGATCAGGTACGGCAGCACAAAAGCTAAGCGATATACTGGTGCAGCTTTCGGAAAGTGATTTAAAAGCTTTTATTCACGACAAGGCGAAGGATGATAAGACCTTCAGAAATAACTTTTTTGCTACTTACGAATATTTTATTCCTTCCGGGGAAATTTCAAAAGCAACATACCAACAGCAATTACGCAGCGTTTTTAAACAGGCAGGGGGCAACAGGAGGTTTATACACTGGAGGAATATGCCAGACCTGGTAAATGACATAGTTCCTTTTTTAGAAAATGCCCAAAATCATTTTCAGGCCAAAAATTTCAGGACCTCTTTTCATCTGTGTGCCGCATTTTTGGAGGAGGTTACCAAAGCGCTGGATTATACCGATGACAGTTCGGGATATCTTGGGGCGCAGATAGATGCTGCTTTGACTATTTTTGAAAAGTTAACTGCGGAAGACCTGGATGAAAAACTTCGGAAGGAATTATTTAACTACAGTGTTTCTGCTTACAAAAAGGAAATCTTTTCAGGATGGGACTGGCACCTGGGGATGTTGAAATTTTCAGTAGCACTTACAAAAACTGAAACAGAAGCCGACCTCTTGCTGGAAATACTAAAAGGTGTTTCTGAAGATAGATTGGATAAGAAAGAGGCCCAGGCATTACAACTGGTTTTATTAGAGAAGTTTAAAGAAAAGGAAGCAGCCGAAGCATTCTTAAGGGAAAATCTTTCCAATAGACTCATTAGAAAGGCCGAAATTGAGAAAGCTATTGATAATAAGGATTTCAATCTCGGAATAGCTTTAGCTAAAGGAGGCATTCGTCAGGATTCCAAAACGGGCTCCGGGTATCTAAAAGACTGGTATGAATACCTGTTAAAAATTGGTCGTGCCCTGGATGACCGGGAGATGATTATTCAATCTGCGAAATTTTTATACCTGGATGATTATATGCCAATAGAAGATTTTTACGAAGTATTAAAAGAAAATGTATCTACGGTAGCATGGCCAGTTTTCGTAAACGATTTGGTGAAAGAAATAGAGGCCACGGGCGGGTGGAGAGAATTTGATTTAATTAGAAATATTTATATAAAGGAAAAACGCTGGGACAAATTGTTTAGGCTTATTAGCCAAAACCCGACGCTAACTAAACTTTCTGAAAATAGAAAATATCTGGCAAAAGATTATGAAGCACAGTTGGTAGATCTTTATTCCGTGGCCGTTAAAGATGACCTGGAACAAAATGTGGGCAGGAAATATTATCAAAGATTACTAACCTATTTACGGCAAATGAAAAAACTGGGAGGCGAGAAAAAGTTGATTGAACTCCAGGAATATCTAAGGGAAAAATATAAAATGCGGCTAGCGCTACTGGAAGAGCTGGATAAAGTGTGA
- a CDS encoding DUF2914 domain-containing protein — MKRVLVRYRNTAFGSFVFRNQKYIPIFFFMGGFIFDTLTLGRIDRVYDTLVLCSHMTLLSITLYLYNTVDNDRWEGTFISRYSEYFPLLIQFFFGALSSAFVIYFFRSVSMSKTMFFFILLVLLLFANEFLKKKISNKYLQFSVYFFISFTFFAFMIPTLIRQMNTFIFIISGLVSLGCTLALITFIYRSGPGTRAETSLKKLIGLILSIYITINVFYYFNLIPPVPLAMETGLVAHNVERKNNEYIVTYEKNPWYIFWRKHDTNLHRQAGQRVYVFTSVFAPTDLKKAIFHRWKWYNPETKKWEVTDDISFKVTSGRDLGFRGYTHKTNLKEGQWRVDVITEEELVLGVVDFVIKNTSEPHEEGMVTKTF, encoded by the coding sequence ATGAAAAGAGTTTTAGTAAGATATAGAAACACTGCTTTTGGAAGTTTTGTTTTTCGCAATCAAAAATATATTCCCATTTTTTTCTTTATGGGTGGCTTTATTTTTGACACCCTGACCTTAGGGCGAATAGATAGGGTTTATGATACGCTGGTACTATGCTCGCATATGACCTTGTTATCCATAACGCTTTATTTATATAATACAGTGGATAATGACAGGTGGGAAGGTACTTTCATAAGTCGTTATTCCGAATATTTTCCGCTGCTCATACAGTTCTTCTTTGGCGCACTTTCCAGTGCTTTTGTCATTTATTTTTTCAGAAGTGTGTCCATGTCAAAAACCATGTTTTTTTTCATACTCCTGGTGCTGCTCTTATTTGCAAACGAGTTTCTTAAAAAGAAGATCTCTAATAAATACCTTCAGTTTAGTGTTTATTTTTTTATCAGTTTTACCTTTTTCGCTTTTATGATCCCCACGCTCATCAGGCAAATGAATACCTTTATTTTCATCATTTCGGGGCTTGTAAGTTTGGGATGTACGCTGGCACTCATCACGTTTATATACAGGTCAGGCCCGGGCACAAGAGCTGAGACAAGTCTGAAAAAACTGATTGGTCTTATCCTTTCTATCTATATAACAATTAATGTTTTTTACTATTTCAATCTTATTCCCCCGGTGCCGCTGGCTATGGAAACCGGGTTGGTGGCTCATAATGTGGAAAGGAAAAATAACGAATACATCGTTACTTACGAGAAGAATCCCTGGTATATATTCTGGCGTAAACATGACACCAATTTACATCGTCAGGCAGGTCAAAGAGTTTATGTGTTCACTTCTGTTTTTGCACCTACAGATTTAAAAAAGGCTATTTTTCACAGGTGGAAATGGTACAATCCCGAAACTAAAAAATGGGAAGTAACTGATGACATTAGCTTTAAAGTTACTAGTGGACGGGACCTTGGTTTCCGGGGATATACTCATAAAACGAACCTTAAGGAAGGCCAATGGAGAGTTGATGTAATTACAGAAGAGGAACTGGTACTTGGGGTGGTGGATTTTGTGATTAAAAACACTTCTGAACCTCATGAGGAAGGAATGGTAACGAAAACATTTTGA
- a CDS encoding NACHT domain-containing NTPase has product MGSKEIVQNKKFKSVKDKLEFIQKNCPETELFEDLRILFQKKGFDNVRITHGNREFGKDLVFSKLDKELEVEKWFAIIVKNKNASQNDFLPGNEIGNQINLALSKPYKNPKGEFKNISSLFIIINGRVSDQATEVISEFIPPIVLPHIKIFDYQDLKNQIEKFSKDSFLDNIEPGLGLFLSEQIKHLSDISSTSNVFDLKIDDINEIFVNVQTTYSRELKKMNNYVSFEKNEKKYIEEDLEGSNEILTSNENFIIHGIPTSGKTLFLKRIGIRALKENKIKPNGVFYFDLQNFDSDLLNIDFLIREQYEKLTKEKDFNFEDYEKIILLFDGIDFVRKTDVRTEIYQSIGRYYLSNKDLFNIQIIIATRNLDFVKEQKGLEGFKDTELLPFNFVQAIQLVKKIIPNDEKKKNNFIHALKNSLLNTSLQRTPLALTLLAILYRDDQVDLRELPANIFALYDRFTDVYLDKWNASKGLSQLYKYDQTKNILGFIAFHLHDNGQNYIHEGDLLNFLSSLRKQYNYDELKNIPNFINYLKTQTGIFNFDPNSQTFYFFNHYFQEFFTSLSIEDDQSKVLIDNFFSQWWSNSVVFYCGKNSKSFQLHNNILKKIIPVGSNQKMYYIDQHSKCLQASHAISIDDREKVVRRLLKEFNGFFETLFEEGESHEEALVNVIPFVNLLNQSKTIFENIFGSKHISTEEIIELFENILVEDNNYSNITNYNIAYFLAFHQNNAAPFEIFEAKIEEDIVYSRILYVDINFLNLKKKTDSKKYVRIRRKMNKNKFLIQHILSSTNPEIKALK; this is encoded by the coding sequence ATGGGCAGCAAAGAAATAGTACAGAATAAAAAGTTCAAATCCGTAAAAGATAAATTAGAATTTATACAGAAAAACTGTCCTGAAACAGAGTTATTTGAGGACCTGAGAATTTTATTTCAAAAAAAGGGATTCGATAATGTTCGAATTACACATGGAAATAGAGAGTTTGGAAAAGATTTGGTTTTTTCGAAATTGGATAAAGAGCTAGAAGTTGAAAAGTGGTTTGCTATTATTGTGAAGAATAAAAATGCTAGTCAAAATGATTTTTTGCCAGGAAATGAAATTGGAAATCAAATAAACTTGGCTTTAAGTAAGCCTTACAAAAATCCCAAAGGTGAATTTAAAAACATTTCTTCGCTCTTTATTATTATCAATGGTAGAGTCTCTGACCAGGCAACCGAAGTTATTTCAGAATTTATCCCTCCTATAGTTCTTCCTCATATTAAAATTTTTGATTACCAGGATTTAAAAAACCAAATTGAAAAGTTTTCCAAAGATTCTTTTTTGGATAATATAGAACCCGGATTAGGACTTTTTCTTTCAGAACAAATAAAGCACCTATCAGATATAAGTTCTACCAGCAATGTGTTTGACCTTAAAATTGATGATATTAATGAAATATTTGTTAATGTACAAACCACCTATTCGCGTGAATTAAAAAAAATGAATAATTACGTCTCTTTTGAAAAAAATGAAAAGAAATATATCGAGGAGGATTTGGAAGGATCAAATGAAATTTTAACTTCTAACGAAAATTTTATAATTCACGGAATCCCTACGAGTGGCAAAACTCTTTTTCTGAAACGAATAGGTATTAGAGCACTAAAAGAAAATAAAATAAAACCAAATGGAGTATTCTATTTTGATTTACAAAATTTTGATTCTGATCTTTTAAATATAGATTTTCTAATTAGAGAACAATACGAAAAACTTACAAAGGAAAAGGATTTCAACTTTGAGGATTATGAAAAAATAATATTACTGTTTGATGGTATTGATTTTGTCAGAAAAACAGATGTTAGAACTGAAATTTACCAAAGTATTGGCCGCTATTATTTGAGTAATAAAGATCTATTTAATATCCAAATTATTATAGCGACCCGTAATTTGGATTTTGTTAAAGAACAAAAAGGCCTAGAAGGTTTTAAGGATACAGAACTATTGCCTTTTAACTTTGTGCAAGCCATTCAACTAGTTAAAAAAATTATTCCCAATGATGAAAAAAAGAAAAATAATTTTATCCACGCTCTTAAAAATTCTCTTTTAAATACTTCTCTCCAAAGAACACCATTGGCATTAACTTTATTAGCTATTCTATATAGAGATGATCAAGTTGATTTAAGGGAGTTACCTGCAAATATTTTTGCTCTTTATGATAGGTTTACAGATGTCTATTTGGATAAATGGAATGCCTCCAAAGGTTTATCGCAATTATATAAATACGATCAGACAAAAAATATTTTGGGTTTTATAGCTTTTCATCTTCATGACAATGGACAAAACTATATACATGAAGGGGATTTACTAAATTTCTTATCCTCCTTAAGAAAACAATATAATTATGATGAGTTAAAGAACATTCCTAATTTTATAAATTATCTTAAAACTCAAACTGGAATTTTTAATTTTGATCCAAACAGTCAAACCTTTTATTTCTTCAATCACTACTTCCAAGAATTTTTTACCAGTCTAAGTATTGAAGATGATCAATCAAAAGTTTTAATAGATAATTTTTTCAGTCAGTGGTGGAGCAATTCTGTCGTTTTCTATTGCGGCAAAAATTCTAAAAGTTTCCAGTTACATAATAATATTTTGAAGAAGATTATTCCTGTAGGTTCTAACCAGAAAATGTACTATATAGATCAACATTCAAAATGTTTACAGGCGAGCCATGCGATTTCAATAGATGATAGAGAAAAAGTAGTACGTCGTCTATTAAAAGAATTTAATGGATTCTTTGAAACTTTATTTGAAGAAGGAGAATCACATGAGGAAGCTCTCGTTAATGTTATTCCCTTTGTTAATTTATTAAATCAAAGCAAAACTATTTTTGAAAATATTTTTGGATCAAAACATATTTCGACAGAAGAAATAATTGAGCTTTTTGAAAATATCCTTGTAGAAGATAACAATTACTCAAATATAACAAATTATAATATTGCCTATTTTTTAGCTTTTCATCAAAATAATGCCGCTCCTTTTGAAATTTTCGAAGCAAAAATTGAAGAGGATATTGTTTATAGTAGAATATTATATGTTGATATAAATTTCTTAAACCTCAAAAAGAAAACGGATAGTAAAAAGTATGTAAGGATACGGAGAAAGATGAACAAAAATAAATTTTTAATTCAACATATATTAAGTAGTACTAATCCGGAAATAAAAGCCTTAAAATAA
- a CDS encoding thermonuclease family protein — MQGLLPLLFFVLITFSCNQSEASAVVGKTGSQTANADLAGGKILFKAKVTGIIDGDTVDILYHELPLRIRMEHIDAPEKRGKQAFGNKAKIVISNLCFGQIVTIITNGEFDMGGRLIAEVINEKGMNVNKEMVKLGYAWHFKKYSNDMSYDALEMEARKLNIGLWQDKNPVAPWDFR; from the coding sequence ATGCAAGGTTTACTTCCCCTCCTGTTCTTTGTTCTAATTACCTTTTCCTGCAATCAGTCGGAAGCTTCCGCTGTTGTAGGAAAAACAGGTTCTCAAACGGCAAATGCAGATTTAGCCGGAGGAAAAATTCTCTTTAAAGCAAAAGTAACTGGTATTATTGATGGAGATACAGTTGATATCCTATACCACGAACTCCCTCTAAGAATCCGCATGGAACATATTGATGCTCCGGAGAAAAGAGGAAAACAAGCTTTTGGAAATAAAGCCAAAATAGTTATTTCCAACCTCTGCTTTGGGCAAATTGTAACTATTATAACTAATGGAGAATTTGATATGGGAGGAAGATTAATAGCGGAGGTTATAAATGAGAAAGGGATGAATGTGAACAAAGAAATGGTAAAACTCGGATACGCCTGGCATTTCAAAAAGTATAGTAACGATATGTCCTATGATGCTCTGGAAATGGAAGCTCGGAAATTAAACATTGGATTATGGCAGGATAAAAATCCTGTGGCTCCCTGGGACTTTAGATAA
- a CDS encoding DUF4236 domain-containing protein: MGFRFQKRINLGKGLGLNISKSGISPSIRTKVGSISSKGYSVRTRCSWCHLSQNIFQKFKRWLRFKPPFLHNILYLQLFLLH; the protein is encoded by the coding sequence ATGGGCTTCAGATTTCAAAAGAGGATTAATTTAGGAAAAGGCCTCGGTTTAAACATAAGCAAATCGGGTATCTCCCCAAGCATCAGGACAAAAGTGGGATCGATAAGTTCCAAAGGCTACTCTGTAAGAACTAGGTGTTCCTGGTGCCACCTATCGCAAAACATTTTCCAAAAGTTCAAAAGGTGGTTGCGTTTTAAGCCTCCTTTTCTTCATAACATTTTGTATCTCCAGCTTTTTCTTCTTCACTAA
- a CDS encoding SDR family oxidoreductase produces the protein MDLQLKHKLFLICGASSGFGRAIAESLLQEGAHVFAVARREEKLKALQQEFPEQVEIFVGDLTKDAVISELEKRLEKKQLHGMLLNA, from the coding sequence ATGGATTTACAACTTAAGCACAAATTATTTTTGATCTGTGGTGCCTCCAGCGGATTTGGGAGAGCGATAGCGGAAAGTTTGTTACAGGAAGGGGCTCATGTTTTTGCTGTGGCGCGAAGGGAAGAAAAACTAAAGGCTTTACAGCAGGAATTTCCGGAGCAGGTGGAAATCTTTGTCGGCGATCTAACAAAAGATGCGGTTATTTCTGAATTGGAGAAACGGCTTGAGAAAAAGCAACTGCACGGAATGCTGCTGAATGCTTAG
- a CDS encoding SDR family oxidoreductase gives MLRWSAKPWRRWKPIYSNGIRLTRSVLRWKVELVLRLLPIFQKQQYGRILFLESQSVKQPIPSLVLSNSFRAGVVGFAKTLALEIAKMGITVNVLAPGSHETPAIERVIQKRSEDSGKSQEEMRRKLAEDIPVGRMGKAEEFASLATWLLSPLSGYVT, from the coding sequence ATGCTTAGGTGGTCCGCCAAGCCCTGGCGGCGCTGGAAACCAATATACAGCAATGGGATAAGGCTTACTAGGTCAGTCTTGCGTTGGAAAGTGGAACTGGTGCTACGCCTGCTTCCTATTTTTCAGAAACAACAGTACGGCAGAATCTTGTTTCTGGAGAGCCAGTCGGTAAAACAGCCTATTCCTTCTTTGGTGCTCAGCAATTCTTTTCGCGCGGGTGTCGTGGGATTTGCCAAGACCCTGGCGCTGGAAATTGCCAAAATGGGAATCACCGTGAACGTTCTGGCCCCGGGTTCTCATGAAACTCCGGCAATAGAACGGGTGATTCAAAAAAGAAGTGAGGATAGTGGGAAGTCGCAGGAGGAAATGCGCAGGAAACTGGCCGAAGATATTCCCGTGGGAAGAATGGGAAAAGCTGAAGAATTTGCCTCTCTGGCCACCTGGTTGCTCTCACCGCTCTCAGGGTACGTCACTTAG